The following proteins come from a genomic window of Vanessa tameamea isolate UH-Manoa-2023 chromosome 6, ilVanTame1 primary haplotype, whole genome shotgun sequence:
- the LOC113396431 gene encoding phospholipase A-2-activating protein: MAIPDYKLSSVLCGHSMDVRSVATTKEFCILSASRDRTAKLWHPEGVKDFVNVVTYKGHSNFVSCVCWLPPCEAFPEGLVITGSNDNTILGYNLQDGVVQINLKGHENAVCSVSPGHDFGVLISSSWDNTARVWNLNTPQMSPVILRGHEAAVWAALELKNGTLATASADKTIKLWRKDGALLSTLTGHTDCVRGLTVATEDSFLSCSNDASIRLWTNRGECLNTYYGHTNYIYSISMNPGIPQGFVSCGEDGAVRVWTAGDCVRSLRLPAQSVWSLTCLDNGDIVTGSSDGLVRVFTKDPSRYADETMLKQFEEEVQKMQAASQQEIGGFKLSELPGPEALLEPGKSDGQTKLVRRGENVKCYSWSNAENTWNEIGDVMGANPPSEGKTMYQGKEYDFVFSVDIKDGAPPIKLPFNKTEDPWVAAQAFIHKNDLPQVYLEQVANFIITNAKLDSLPATSNGFADPFTGESRYVPGTTAPAGLPPPSAADPFTGAGAYTTASAAGATDKPLVPHDAYIRFDQANLKAIHDKLKEFNSKVGDGLNAFTDEQIENIVKLGELNCTFNTETVNSLKKMLEWPKEILFPVLDITRLAVRNKEINGQIFDTSYGPNFVKYLLTLLTPGNLAANQMLAMRVLVNAFSDLPGEMLVLAARESVTHALICLAQLNNNAQVAATSLLLNLSVALAQQIDNVELAECIIVLLNKITDKEAYFRGLVALGTILAESPNKLVIQTKIVSNTQLQNRLKKDSSTFDPDFKKISICSLQILKML; encoded by the exons ATGGCTATACCAGATTATAAACTTAGTTCTGTTTTATGTGGTCATTCTATGGATGTTAGAAGTGTTGCAACAACCAAAGAATTCTGTATATTATCTGCCTCTCGAGATAGAACCGCTAAATTGTGGCACCCGGAAGG AGTAAAAGACTTTGTAAATGTAGTAACTTATAAAGGACATAGTAACTTCGTGTCTTGTGTATGTTGGTTGCCGCCGTGTGAAGCTTTCCCTGAAGGCCTGGTTATAACGGGTAGTAATGACAATACCATACTTGGTTATAATTTGCAAGATGGagttgttcaaattaatttgaaaggTCATGAAAATGCAGTATGCAGTGTATCTCCAGGTCATGATTTTGGAGTTCTAATAAG CTCTAGCTGGGACAATACTGCCAGGGTATGGAATTTGAACACTCCACAAATGTCCCCAGTGATATTAAGAGGGCATGAAGCAGCAGTGTGGGCAGCCCTAGAACTTAAAAATGGTACTCTTGCTACAGCATCTGcagataaaactataaaattgtgGAGAAAAGATGGGGCACTACTTAGTACTTTAACAG GTCACACAGATTGTGTACGTGGTCTTACTGTTGCAACTGAGGACAGCTTCCTCAGTTGTTCAAATGATGCCTCTATTAGATTATGGACTAATAGAGGAGAATGCCTCAATACATATTATGGTcacacaaattatatttatag CATCAGTATGAACCCTGGCATCCCGCAGGGCTTCGTGAGCTGCGGCGAGGACGGCGCGGTGCGCGTGTGGACGGCCGGAGATTGCGTACGCTCGCTCCGGCTGCCCGCGCAATCTGTCTGGAGCCTCACTTGCCTTGACAACGGGGACATAGTCActg GTTCAAGTGATGGCTTGGTACGCGTTTTTACAAAAGACCCCTCGAGATATGCAGATGAAACAATGCTCAAACAATTTGAAGAAGAAGTACAAAAAATGCAGGCTGCCTCTCAACAGGAAATTGGTGGATTCAAATTATCTGA aCTGCCGGGTCCCGAAGCACTATTAGAGCCGGGTAAGTCTGATGGACAAACAAAGTTGGTTCGTCGAGGTGAAAATGTTAAATGCTACTCTTGGAGCAACGCTGAAAACACTTGGAATGAAATTGGTGATGTAATGGGCGCAAATCCTCCTAGCGAGGGTAAGACTATGTATCAAGGCAAG gaATATGATTTCGTGTTCAGTGTCGATATTAAAGACGGCGCGCCTCCCATCAAACTACCTTTCAATAAGACTGAAGATCCATGGGTGGCTGCTCAAGCATTCATACACAA AAATGATCTACCCCAAGTATATTTAGAGCAAGTCGCCAATTTTATAATCACAAATGCGAAATTGGATTCATTGCCAGCTACGAGTAATGG GTTCGCCGACCCGTTCACGGGTGAGTCCCGCTACGTGCCGGGCACCACCGCGCCCGCCGGCCTGCCGCCCCCCTCCGCCGCCGACCCCTTCACCGGCGCGGGCGCCTACACCACCGCCAGCGCCGCCGGCGCCACTGACAAGCCGCTAGTGCCTCACGACGCGTATATACG aTTCGATCAAGCTAACTTAAAAGCAATACACGATAAATTAAAGGAGTTTAATAGTAAAGTAGGCGATGGTCTAAATGCATTTACAGATGAACAGATAGAAAACATTGTTAAATTAGGTGAATTG aattgtacgTTTAATACTGAAACAGTTAACTCACTGAAGAAAATGTTAGAGTGGCCGAAAG aAATACTCTTCCCTGTTCTCGATATTACAAGGTTAGCGGttagaaataaagaaataaacggACAAATATTTGACACAAGTTATGGACCAAACTTTGTGAAATACCTCCTCACGCTACTTACCCCAG GTAATCTGGCCGCCAATCAAATGCTCGCTATGCGCGTATTGGTGAACGCGTTCAGCGACCTGCCCGGCGAGATGTTGGTGCTGGCCGCGAGAGAGAGCGTCACGCACGCCCTCATCTGTCTCGCTCAGCTCAACAACAACGCTCAG GTTGCAGCAACTTCACTATTACTAAACTTGTCAGTGGCTCTCGCACAGCAAATCGATAACGTAGAGCTAGCTGAATGTATCATTGTTTTGTTGAATAAAATCACTGATAAGGAAGCTTACTTTAG
- the Jv gene encoding protein javelin: MGAGHSAEGDGGATSDPPAHDRRKTHSRRRRHSVDSVASYSSQNHVDRIRTQNFSAASCQDEGDFGSIKTSLFRRSSSNLEYPIKRPESVTSNTSSTRSRLRELVERKSGQDEHKPAANTVADIQYFENPSETLEFDKPRNSLESKKNPDDRLKKKKSSKIKDSENKNKKQEKYQSKLAEYYKIPVQLPQDEFYQHLTRSKAAEEFLQKRFPNSDTEFSGSYGRLCKHKEIEGSNLRRSRSLAVIREETFTDLQLQNHPKSKRSQLIPRARLFDKPCFRDRLTGRTKYQTKEEVLEGIYIDSTVSCFADINRSKPEEESLNQQDNEESEKKTKKRSEKEDTISRNESHQSRSVCGSWPNLNEDTKQTNLSEDSIGHSRNPSEIDSLDSNYVRKHYNFEAHLKNYNSSPETERSIASQNHSKELYITTDDHDSDNEVEDRPKTPKSLNNSCGSDTLGELNITKEVSTNFEEEPDAYDEISLKSKQSGKETVSENLISREEKEQSKDSDNRSVISENDGTISSPTDSITSYISISIASSTDKSHKLEYLANSLAEKIDEYCDSHFQENISLNSKTIDSEIQTHETDPIYTSVQKKTTFADIKKDSNKNNEFSQDTVTKTPSNEFYVSNTFIGCNDYEREDYCTSSRNITTEPFVTTLIENQYYSLPDINISKCLRKSERIDARLREEDPEDIICENTYEVAQTHFREILSKKTNENYGHLNKVNISYGNNKNIKVNSGDYLPEEPEPQIIQNFSKLEDDLKSIITIDSSNADDSNSLHYYQLDHHQNEREINEIEGTIRNNKLITKSESLRLASNVIHKPEVKILKSLSNDNINKSIQGRKIKTGIKKHYSLRQRNPTDDDNFRLPSPSTVERTVINKSESSVSKLSFSEQIKNHSLLSRVQSFKTSAESKIAIVPLSGHQTIVIDPPLPHKESETKEQTIILNEEVVSNLKPKVDSSILETEINSIDSNKKTKINNINKTEINDNIAKDPFITIKLKKVVKKTIPKLNCVTYDNTSVTQQQFQKPPLKLIINDNKNLKPKTNLPIIKSEKNMTRPQVLQVIDSKSKKQQNKVIINSQRIERNCETREENKDVKTENNVKEKLNNAIKTDMEYQEKINSVKNYWSKLIDKSPENTNKQDSLEKTEISDISNDGHNVEENKLNNEDTINIHTPEVSVGSIIKSLESVKIVDSIKKISQTKLHLWKDESEKVKSDTEIEETPVEKIFKENTTTIYDNPTPDKILKKPETEMTRDTPEIEIVELSSEDNQNQKTQATLIKAKGYEKGCDEFDHVRYKVMKSELFKNSMIANYRKEAQFDGLLQYLQDYSFQELLVNNNIVIIEPVRTKVEPAPRKNTNTETCKIPPTMLKKHEYTSHVDKSKNAIRRHFFYHPIRVNKEIIEEELPNPDTVKKVRNLFEDTLKMKSPMGHDPPLLEDNSGLARRATSYRNLSEETKSSKVSAKKKIIKQLTIDTNFGIKKWDNASLSSGVSSGDLSSNNEYETDGLSPYSQKTLKDNVYSSSDEYLCDSASQDFCCESQYVSPDILKKIRECGTSVTYYGGKVLNSKTGSTVSPMTKAIMEEIKSLQKNCSRDCYSCQTKCKGERCSCLVADKHQQMVSEKQTTDKYVNFENNQNLEKNKRTEGFPGFKFKLVKSNSCSSRLELTGTDETKSSRFKFRKQNSKEDPPIVYDDENSVKNKICRLESYSKGIVNTPFQQKDGDIKSKTNVTIENGQISNLKKSKIFDLTNEIENQKVKDLNSANIIQESIDADNSILANKQINEDNFEKKFYYVNENKEQNRVPTEKFGEMVFEEFEVLETCYDSLNSNRSLK, translated from the exons gcACTCGGTGGACTCGGTCGCGTCGTATTCTAGTCAGAATCACGTTGACCGTATAAGGACTCAAAATTTCTCAGCGGCTTCTTGTCAAGACGAAGGCGACTTCGGGTCGATCAAGACTAGCCTGTTTAGACGTTCATCTTCTAATCTAGAATATCCAATTAAACGGCCAGAGAGCGTCACGTCCAACACAAGTTCCACAAGAAGCCGCCTCCGAGAACTTGTCGAAAGGAAATCGGGTCAGGACGAACATAAGCCCGCGGCAAACACCGTCGctgatatacaatattttgaaaatccTTCAGAAACTCTTGAATTTGACAAGCCACGTAACTCTCTAGAATCAAAAAAGAATCCGGACGATCgccttaaaaaaaagaaatcgtcTAAAATCAAAGAttccgaaaataaaaataaaaaacaagaaaaatatcaaagtaaGCTcgctgaatattataaaattcctgTGCAACTCCCTCAAGACGaattttatcaacatttaaCGCGGTCGAAAGCTGCCGAGGAATTTCTACAAAAACGTTTTCCAAATTCAGACACAGAGTTTAGTGGCAGTTACGGGCGACTATGCAAGCATAAAGAAATAGAAGGATCTAATTTACGCCGAAGCCGAAGCTTGGCAGTAATAAGAGAAGAGACTTTTACAGATCTTCAGCTGCAAAACCACCCCAAAAGCAAGAGGTCACAACTCATACCACGTGCTCGATTATTTGACAAGCCTTGTTTTAGAGACAG ATTAACTGGACGTACTAAATACCAAACAAAAGAGGAAGTTTTAGAAGgaatttatattgatagtacCGTCTCTTGTTTTGCTGATATAAATAGATCAAAACCAGAAGAAGAATCTTTAAATCAACAAGATAACGAagaatcagaaaaaaaaacgaagaaaAGATCAGAAAAAGAAGACACCATATCACGAAACGAAAGTCATCAGTCAAGGTCCGTTTGCGGAAGTTGGCCAAACTTAAACGAAGATACCAAGCAAACAAATCTTTCTGAAGACAGCATCGGTCACTCGCGAAACCCGAGTGAAATAGATAGTTTAGATTCTAACTACGTAAGGAAGCATTACAATTTTGAagcacatttaaaaaattataacagttcACCAGAAACAGAAAGATCCATTGCTTCACAAAATCATAGCAAAGAACTATACATAACTACTGATGATCACGATAGTGATAACGAAGTTGAAGATCGACCTAAAACGccaaaatctttaaataatagttgCGGCTCTGATACACTTGGTGAACTAAATATCACTAAAGAAGTCTCAACTAATTTTGAAGAAGAACCAGATGCCTACGacgaaatatcattaaaaagtaaacaaagcGGAAAAGAAACCGTTAGTGAAAATTTGATCAGTAGAGAAGAGAAAGAGCAAAGCAAAGATAGTGATAATCGATCAGTTATATCTGAGAATGATGGTACTATATCTAGTCCAACTGATAGCATAACATCCTACATATCTATTTCTATTGCTTCATCTACTGATAAATCTCATAAATTAGAATACTTAGCCAATTCTCTTGCTGAAAAAATTGATGAATATTGTGATTCACATTTTCAGGAAAATATTTCACTGAATTCAAAAACTATTGATTCTGAAATTCAAACTCACGAAACTGATCCAATTTACACGTCTGTTCAGAAAAAAACAACATTCGCTGATATAAAAAAggactcaaataaaaataacgaatttaGCCAAGACACGGTAACGAAGACACCATCTAATGAATTTTATGTAAGTAATACTTTCATTGGATGTAACGATTATGAAAGAGAAGATTACTGTACATCTTCAAGGAATATAACAACTGAACCTTTTGTAACGACTCTTATAGAAAATCAATACTATTCTTTAcctgatataaatataagtaaatgtttGAGAAAATCTGAAAGAATTGACGCTCGACTAAGGGAAGAAGATCCAGAGGACATTATTTGTGAAAACACGTATGAAGTAGCACAAACTCATTTTCGCGAAATATTATCCAAAAAAACTAACGAAAATTACGGCCATCTAAATAAAGTCAACATTTCTTATGGTaacaataagaatattaaagtaaattctgGTGACTATCTACCAGAAGAACCAGAACcacaaataattcaaaatttttcAAAACTCGAAGACGACTTGAAGTCTATAATAACTATAGATAGCTCTAATGCAGATGACTCTAACTCTCTACATTATTATCAATTAGATCATCATCAAAACGAAagagaaataaatgaaatagaagGAACCATTAGAAACAATAAATTGATTACTAAATCTGAAAGCCTAAGGCTTGCTTCTAATGTTATACATAAACcagaagtaaaaatattaaaatctttatcaaacgataatataaacaaatcaatacaaggaagaaaaataaaaaccggaataaaaaaacactattccCTTCGACAACGTAACCCTACGGATGATGATAATTTTCGTCTACCCAGTCCAAGCACTGTAGAAAggactgttataaataaatcagaatCATCTGTTTCTAAATTGTCATTTAGTgagcaaataaaaaatcattcgcTACTTTCACGAGTACAATCTTTCAAAACATCAGCTGAATCGAAAATTGCTATTGTACCACTTAGCGGTCATCAGACAATTGTCATTGATCCGCCTCTACCACACAAAGAATCCGAGACCAAAGAACAAACGATTATTTTAAACGAAGAGGTAGTATCAAACTTAAAGCCAAAAGTTGATTCTAGTATACTAGAAACAGAAATAAATTCTATAGATTCAAACAAAAAGACAAAgatcaataacataaataaaacagaaataaatgataacataGCAAAAGATCcctttataacaattaaacttaaaaaagttgtaaaaaagACTATTCCCAAATTAAACTGTGTAACTTACGATAATACCTCAGTTACTCAACAACAATTTCAAAAGCCtcctttaaaacttattataaacgATAATAAAAATCTGAAACCTAAAACCAATTTGCCAATCATTAAATCCGAAAAAAACATGACGCGGCCACAAGTACTACAAGTTATTgattctaaaagtaaaaaacaacaaaacaaagtcATAATAAATAGTCAAAGAATTGAAAGAAATTGCGAGACAAGAGAAGAAAATAAAGACGTTAAAACAGAAAACAATGTAAAAGAAAAGCTTAATAACGCAATAAAAACAGATATGGAATatcaagaaaaaattaattcagTTAAAAACTACTGGTCTAAACTCATTGATAAATCTCcagaaaatacaaataaacaagattCTTTGGAAAAAACAGAAATATCAGATATTTCTAATGACGGTCATAATGTCGaagaaaataaactaaataatgagGATACTATTAACATACACACACCAGAAGTTTCAGTTGGTAGTATTATTAAATCTCTGGAAAGTGTTAAAATTGTTGACAGTATAAAGAAAATAAGCCAAACAAAACTACACCTTTGGAAAGATGAATCAGAAAAAGTTAAAAGCGACACAGAAATAGAAGAGACTCCAGTAGAAAAAATTTTCAAGGAAAATACAACTACTATCTATGACAATCCTACGCctgataaaatacttaaaaaacctGAAACAGAAATGACGAGAGATACGCCAGAAATTGAAATAGTCGAATTAAGCAGTGaagataatcaaaatcaaaagacaCAAGCAACACTCATTAAAGCAAAAGGTTATGAAAAAGGATGCGATGAATTCGACCATGTCAGATATAAAGTTATGAAGTCTGAATTGTTTAAAAACAGTATGATAGCTAACTATAGGAAAGAAGCTCAATTTGATGGTCTTTTACAATATCTTCAAGATTACAGTTTTCAGGAATtgcttgttaataataatatagtaattattgaACCTGTAAGAACAAAAGTCGAACCAGCCCCCAGAAAAAACACAAATACCGAAACGTGTAAAATCCCCCctacaatgttaaaaaaacatgaatacacTTCCCACGTCGATAAATCTAAAAATGCAATtcgaagacattttttttatcatcctATAAgggtaaataaagaaattatagaAGAAGAACTCCCAAACCCGGATACAGTTAAAAAAGTTCGAAATTTGTTTGAAGacactttaaaaatgaaaagtCCAATGGGTCATGACCCTCCTCTACTTGAAGATAACTCTGGCCTTGCACGTCGAGCCACATCCTACAGAAATTTAAGTGAGGAAACAAAGAGTAGCAAAGTTAGtgcaaagaaaaaaattataaagcaatTAACAATTGATACCAACTTTGGTATTAAGAAATGGGACAACGCTAGCCTTTCAAGTGGTGTATCTAGTGGTGATTTAAGTTCTAATAACGAATACGAGACAGACGGCCTTAGTCCATATTCACAAAAAACTCTTAAAGATAATGTATATAGTTCCAGCGATGAATACCTTTGTGATTCAGCGAGTCAAGATTTTTGTTGTGAAAGTCAATATGTCAGTCCcgatattcttaaaaaaattagagAATGTGGAACTTCTGTTACTTACTATGGCGGAAAAGTTTTGAACTCCAAAACAGGTTCTACCGTTAGTCCTATGACTAAAGCTATAATGgaagaaataaaaagtttgcAAAAAAACTGTAGTCGAGATTGTTATTCATGTCAAACTAAATGTAAAGGAGAGAGATGTTCTTGTCTTGTGGCCGATAAACATCAACAAATGGTTTCAGAAAAACAAACTActgataaatatgtaaattttgaaAACAATCAGAATCTAGAGAAAAATAAACGAACGGAAGGATTTCCGGGTTTTAAATTCAAGCTTGTAAAATCGAATAGTTGCAGCAGTCGATTAGAATTAACTGGTACAGATGAAACCAAAAGTTCCAGATTCAAATTTAGGAAACAGAATTCAAAAGAAGACCCTCCTATAGTATACGACGATgaaaattctgtaaaaaataaaatttgccgCTTAGAAAGTTATAGCAAAGGTATTGTTAACACACCATTCCAACAAAAAGATGGGGACatcaaatcaaaaacaaatgttACTATTGAAAATGGgcaaataagtaatttaaaaaaaagtaaaatatttgatttaacgaatgaaattgaaaatcaaAAGGTAAAAGACTTAAATTCAGCCAATATTATTCAGGAATCAATAGATGCTGACAATTCCATTCTGGCTAATAAGCAAATAAATGAAgataatttcgaaaaaaaattttactatGTTAACGAAAATAAAGAGCAAAATAGAGTCCCAACCGAAAAGTTTGGAGAAATGGTATTCGAAGAATTCGAGGTTTTAGAAACGTGTTACGATAGTTTAAATAGTAATAGGTCTTTAAAATAg